The following are from one region of the Anaeropeptidivorans aminofermentans genome:
- a CDS encoding ABC transporter ATP-binding protein: MRKVLPYIKPYQKLFVIAVFFLILQNSTALLLPTFTANIINIGVQNKDLDYIYHTGALMLIITILGGISAVISTIFASKATASFGRDLREAIFLKAQKYSLSDFQKISTASMINRCTNDITTIQRSLMMFLRVLLPAPIMTMVGLVLAFRTNAKMALFFIGIIVIFAVLAFLIGKKAIPLFKEIQKRMDNLTYVLRETITGVRVIRAFNKESFEKERFENTCDDFKEISIKTNKIFAMLLPTLFLVSDLSVASIVWFGGIQVSQGSMQVGSIFALIEYITIILFCGIMAVLVFMEVPRALSCVQRLNEVLDLEPEIKDRKESVIKEDINENVLEFKNVTFQYPGAENAVLSDISFKAMPGETTAVIGGTGSGKSTVANLIPRFYNIQKGEITIGGINIENYTQHDLRKKLGFIPQKAFLFSGTVEGNIKYGKINASREEVIHAAKIAQAHDFISKLEKGYDSFVAQGGTNFSGGQKQRIAIARALVRKPGIYIFDDSFSALDFKTDALLRKALKPEVKNATLLIVAQRISTIMDADQIIVLNEGKIVGKGKHQELLKSCSVYQQIAASQLSEKDESLREVV; encoded by the coding sequence ATGAGAAAAGTATTACCCTATATAAAACCCTATCAGAAGCTTTTTGTCATAGCCGTATTTTTTCTGATACTGCAAAACTCAACGGCTCTGCTTCTGCCTACCTTTACGGCAAATATTATAAACATAGGGGTTCAGAATAAGGATTTAGATTATATATACCATACCGGCGCACTGATGCTCATTATCACTATTCTTGGGGGAATCAGTGCCGTTATCTCCACAATTTTCGCTTCAAAGGCCACAGCGTCTTTCGGAAGAGATTTAAGAGAAGCCATTTTTCTAAAGGCACAGAAATATTCTCTAAGCGATTTTCAAAAAATAAGCACGGCTTCTATGATTAACCGCTGTACAAACGATATTACCACCATCCAAAGGTCTTTAATGATGTTTTTAAGGGTCCTTCTTCCGGCGCCTATTATGACGATGGTAGGCCTTGTCCTTGCCTTTCGGACAAATGCTAAAATGGCCCTGTTTTTCATCGGTATCATCGTTATTTTTGCTGTTCTTGCCTTTCTTATCGGGAAGAAAGCAATCCCCTTATTTAAAGAAATCCAAAAAAGAATGGATAACCTTACTTACGTTCTCAGAGAGACCATAACCGGAGTAAGGGTCATCAGGGCCTTTAACAAAGAAAGCTTTGAAAAAGAACGTTTTGAAAATACCTGCGATGATTTCAAAGAAATTTCCATAAAAACCAATAAAATATTTGCAATGCTTCTGCCTACCCTTTTCCTTGTTTCGGATTTAAGCGTCGCTTCTATCGTATGGTTCGGAGGAATACAGGTTTCCCAAGGTTCTATGCAGGTAGGAAGCATTTTTGCCCTGATTGAATATATCACCATTATCCTTTTTTGCGGCATTATGGCTGTGCTTGTTTTTATGGAGGTTCCAAGGGCTTTAAGCTGTGTTCAAAGACTCAATGAAGTTTTGGACCTTGAGCCTGAAATAAAAGACCGTAAAGAAAGCGTTATAAAAGAAGATATAAACGAAAATGTATTGGAGTTTAAAAACGTAACTTTTCAATATCCCGGAGCAGAAAATGCCGTTTTAAGCGATATTTCCTTTAAAGCAATGCCTGGAGAAACTACTGCTGTCATCGGCGGAACAGGCTCTGGGAAATCCACTGTAGCCAATTTAATTCCCCGTTTTTATAATATTCAAAAGGGAGAAATCACCATCGGCGGTATCAATATTGAAAATTACACCCAGCATGACCTTCGGAAAAAACTGGGCTTTATTCCCCAGAAGGCCTTTCTCTTCAGCGGCACTGTAGAAGGCAATATAAAATACGGAAAAATAAACGCCAGCCGTGAAGAAGTAATCCATGCCGCAAAAATAGCCCAAGCTCATGATTTTATTTCAAAACTTGAAAAAGGCTACGATTCCTTTGTGGCCCAAGGCGGAACTAACTTCTCCGGCGGTCAGAAACAGCGTATAGCCATCGCAAGAGCCTTGGTAAGAAAGCCGGGAATCTATATCTTTGACGACAGCTTTTCGGCCCTGGACTTTAAAACTGACGCCCTTTTAAGAAAGGCGCTCAAACCAGAGGTCAAGAATGCAACACTTTTAATCGTTGCCCAGAGAATCAGCACCATTATGGACGCAGACCAGATTATTGTTTTAAATGAAGGTAAAATTGTAGGCAAAGGAAAGCATCAGGAACTTCTGAAAAGCTGTTCTGTTTATCAGCAAATTGCGGCCTCTCAGCTAAGCGAAAAAGACGAGTCCTTAAGGGAGGTAGTATAA
- a CDS encoding metal-dependent transcriptional regulator — protein sequence MKKLTTSRQHYIKAVYELDKGSGARISDIAINLGHTKASVCVAMKGLEDMGYIRRDENRLVHLTDDGKWQALVLLDKFAIVKYFLTEVLKVDPETAEVDSCSIEHVISNETLCSICRFIDYKSERKACSGKCHLLDKKTESIAIN from the coding sequence TTGAAAAAGCTTACCACTTCAAGACAGCACTATATTAAAGCCGTATATGAACTGGATAAAGGCAGCGGCGCAAGGATATCTGATATCGCTATAAACCTAGGCCATACAAAGGCAAGCGTATGCGTTGCCATGAAGGGCCTTGAAGACATGGGCTATATCAGAAGGGACGAAAACAGGCTTGTCCACCTTACAGACGACGGCAAATGGCAGGCTCTTGTGCTTTTAGACAAATTCGCAATCGTAAAGTATTTTCTTACGGAAGTACTCAAGGTAGACCCTGAAACAGCAGAGGTAGACTCATGCTCTATAGAGCATGTTATCAGCAATGAAACTCTTTGTTCCATATGCAGGTTCATCGATTATAAATCCGAAAGGAAAGCCTGCTCAGGTAAATGTCATTTGCTTGATAAAAAGACAGAAAGTATAGCAATAAATTAG
- a CDS encoding VOC family protein has product MNQNENNKPNFPIGLDAAVLDCKDPSALADFYVNLLGWKKNYSDEAEWADIISPTGGTKIAFQKNDLYIPPIWPEEEGAQQQMTHLDFAVRGKEEMERAVSHALSCGAKMAEKQYGGDKWITMTDPAGHPFCFVLWP; this is encoded by the coding sequence ATGAATCAGAATGAAAATAACAAACCTAATTTTCCCATCGGACTTGATGCTGCAGTGTTGGACTGCAAGGATCCTTCTGCATTGGCGGATTTTTATGTCAATCTTTTAGGTTGGAAGAAAAATTACAGTGACGAAGCGGAATGGGCGGATATTATTTCTCCCACAGGCGGCACAAAAATTGCCTTTCAAAAAAATGATCTTTATATTCCTCCCATATGGCCTGAGGAGGAAGGAGCCCAGCAGCAGATGACCCATCTTGATTTTGCCGTAAGAGGCAAAGAGGAAATGGAGCGTGCCGTAAGCCATGCCCTTTCCTGCGGAGCAAAGATGGCGGAAAAACAGTACGGCGGGGATAAATGGATTACAATGACAGACCCTGCCGGGCACCCTTTTTGCTTTGTGCTTTGGCCGTAA
- the sufD gene encoding Fe-S cluster assembly protein SufD, whose product MNQAFTNINEIPVKTWSWLKVNSATIKGNIPFISSYLKNPVEKLPEGIELQPVEQYDPHLNEGMPVSTVKKELLDFTKENRNSGYFIRIPENFKSEEPLILSYELNDSYPTLVDDTFILAEKDSCATVIIIYKASGNKPFFHNGITRVYAEKEADIKLIKIQMLKDNDIHSDHVLGHCEEKGNIEIILSELGGKEAVGSCSIDLLGEKSRGELSTIYLGDKDRELDMNYRITHYGKNSESEIHSRGVLKDRTRKVFRGTIDFISGASGSKGSEEEHTILLSPNIKNISTPLLLCGEADVEGAHAASTGKLDENMLFYLMTRGLSEKDARKIMVEASFAPVIEKITLDSLKETLSSYVRGKLDYE is encoded by the coding sequence ATGAATCAAGCATTTACAAATATAAATGAAATACCCGTTAAAACCTGGAGTTGGCTGAAAGTAAATTCCGCAACCATAAAGGGAAATATTCCTTTTATATCAAGCTATTTGAAAAATCCTGTGGAAAAGCTTCCGGAAGGAATAGAGCTTCAGCCGGTGGAGCAGTATGACCCCCATTTAAACGAGGGAATGCCTGTATCAACGGTAAAAAAAGAGCTTCTGGACTTTACAAAGGAAAATAGAAACAGCGGATACTTTATCCGTATCCCGGAAAACTTTAAATCGGAAGAACCTCTGATTTTATCCTATGAGCTTAACGACAGCTACCCTACTTTGGTTGACGATACTTTTATTCTTGCGGAAAAAGATAGCTGTGCAACAGTAATTATAATATATAAGGCCTCTGGAAATAAGCCCTTCTTCCATAACGGCATCACAAGGGTTTATGCCGAAAAAGAAGCAGATATTAAACTTATAAAGATTCAGATGCTTAAGGATAATGACATACACTCAGACCATGTACTGGGGCATTGTGAAGAAAAGGGAAATATAGAAATCATCCTTTCAGAGCTTGGTGGAAAGGAAGCTGTAGGAAGCTGTTCCATTGACCTTTTAGGCGAGAAAAGCCGGGGTGAGCTTAGTACAATTTACCTTGGCGATAAAGACAGGGAGCTTGATATGAACTACCGTATCACCCATTACGGCAAAAATTCCGAAAGTGAAATTCATTCAAGAGGCGTTCTGAAAGACAGAACAAGAAAGGTTTTCAGAGGAACCATTGATTTTATAAGCGGCGCATCAGGCTCCAAGGGCAGCGAAGAAGAACATACCATTCTTTTAAGCCCCAATATTAAAAATATCTCTACGCCTTTGCTTTTATGCGGAGAAGCAGATGTTGAAGGCGCCCACGCCGCAAGCACGGGCAAGCTTGATGAAAATATGCTTTTTTATCTTATGACAAGGGGATTAAGCGAAAAGGATGCAAGAAAAATCATGGTAGAAGCGTCCTTTGCTCCTGTGATTGAAAAAATTACATTAGACAGTCTGAAAGAGACCCTTTCTTCTTATGTAAGGGGGAAATTGGATTATGAATAA
- the sufU gene encoding Fe-S cluster assembly sulfur transfer protein SufU, with product MNLDDIYTEVIAEHSNSKANKRELSSPDMVLEGVNPNCGDELKIAFKTSEGKIDDLAFTGIGCAISQASASIMSELLRGRTLEEAKHLIALFLKMIKREVTEESALEELGEAVALKNISNMPARVKCAVLAWHTLEEGINKLEE from the coding sequence TTGAATCTTGATGATATTTATACAGAAGTTATCGCAGAACACAGTAATTCAAAAGCCAATAAGAGAGAACTGTCTTCTCCTGATATGGTTCTTGAGGGCGTTAATCCAAACTGCGGAGATGAACTTAAAATCGCCTTTAAAACCTCAGAGGGAAAAATAGATGACCTTGCCTTTACAGGCATAGGCTGTGCCATATCTCAGGCTTCCGCTTCTATTATGTCGGAGCTTTTAAGGGGCCGTACATTAGAGGAAGCAAAGCATCTTATAGCGCTTTTTCTAAAAATGATTAAGCGCGAAGTAACAGAAGAATCGGCCCTTGAGGAATTGGGAGAAGCCGTAGCCTTAAAAAATATTTCCAATATGCCTGCCAGGGTAAAATGCGCCGTGCTTGCGTGGCATACATTGGAAGAAGGCATAAATAAGCTTGAAGAATAA
- a CDS encoding MerR family transcriptional regulator, whose translation MSEKNIQYFTTKEFADICGVTKHTLFHYDEIGILKPEIKGKNGYRYYSINQFFTYDLIAVLKEAGSSLGEIREYLANRNASYFLSILKEKDKSLAEEMGKIKRMRKMLQNTIHITERALKAEYGAIYTEECNEEYYIAAKVEPGDSDKETMEKMKEHFDYCKAIDVFGEFPIGAILKKENIKKGFYSNLDYYSSRISKKVESERLYIKPKGLYAVMIHKGDYNRLKETYEKLINYIEENEMEIIGDSYEQDMISYLSAKDPEEYVIKVSIHVGLLN comes from the coding sequence ATGTCTGAAAAAAATATTCAGTATTTTACAACAAAAGAATTTGCGGATATCTGCGGCGTAACAAAGCATACATTGTTTCATTATGATGAAATAGGCATACTGAAGCCGGAAATCAAAGGGAAAAACGGCTATCGCTACTATTCCATAAACCAGTTTTTCACCTATGATTTAATTGCTGTATTAAAAGAAGCGGGAAGCTCCTTAGGCGAAATAAGGGAGTATCTTGCAAATCGAAACGCTTCTTATTTTCTTTCCATATTAAAGGAAAAGGATAAAAGCCTTGCAGAAGAAATGGGAAAAATAAAAAGAATGAGAAAAATGCTCCAAAACACCATTCATATAACCGAAAGAGCATTAAAAGCAGAGTACGGCGCCATTTATACAGAAGAATGCAACGAAGAATATTACATCGCCGCAAAGGTAGAGCCTGGTGACAGCGATAAGGAAACAATGGAGAAAATGAAAGAGCATTTTGATTATTGCAAGGCTATAGATGTGTTCGGCGAATTTCCCATTGGGGCTATCTTAAAAAAGGAAAATATCAAAAAGGGATTTTATTCAAACCTCGATTATTACAGCAGCAGGATAAGTAAAAAGGTTGAAAGCGAGAGGCTCTATATAAAGCCGAAAGGCCTTTACGCCGTTATGATTCATAAGGGTGATTATAACAGGCTTAAAGAAACCTATGAAAAGCTTATAAACTATATAGAAGAAAATGAGATGGAAATTATAGGAGATTCCTATGAGCAGGATATGATTTCTTATTTGTCGGCAAAAGACCCTGAGGAATATGTAATTAAGGTGTCTATTCATGTGGGCTTATTAAATTAA
- a CDS encoding cysteine desulfurase, which translates to MMNNPYIKDFPILSEKSNAKRLVYLDNAATTQKPIQVLNAIDDYYRKTNANPHRGAYSLSIKSTEAYENTRTKVKEFINAAKDSEIVFTKSATEALNLLALSYGMNFIEKDDEILISIAEHHSNLVPWQQVASIKGAKLHYLYIDENGEIPLAEIENKITEKTKIISIAHVSNVLGVINPIEKIVEKAHSKGAIVILDMAQSIPHMKIDVQKMDIDFAVFSGHKMYAPMGIGVLYGKESLLEKTPPFLFGGDMIEYVFEQSTTFAPVPQKFEGGTQNVEGAVGLSAAIDYMNSIGFENISSIESKLTAYALEKLLENPHIEILGSKSSENRSGVIAFNVKDVHPHDVSSILDADGIAIRSGHHCAHPLMKYLGINASCRLSLSFYNTEEDIDILSESLKNVRRWLRIES; encoded by the coding sequence ATTATGAATAATCCCTATATAAAAGACTTTCCTATATTAAGTGAAAAATCAAATGCTAAAAGGCTTGTATATCTTGATAACGCCGCTACCACTCAAAAGCCGATTCAGGTTCTCAATGCAATTGATGATTATTACAGAAAAACCAATGCCAATCCTCACAGAGGGGCATATTCTTTAAGCATAAAATCAACAGAGGCCTACGAAAACACTCGTACAAAAGTTAAAGAATTTATAAATGCCGCAAAGGATTCGGAAATCGTATTTACCAAAAGCGCTACGGAAGCCCTAAACCTTCTTGCTTTAAGCTACGGAATGAACTTTATTGAAAAGGATGATGAAATCCTAATCTCCATAGCGGAGCATCACAGTAATCTCGTTCCATGGCAGCAGGTGGCAAGCATAAAAGGCGCTAAGCTTCACTATCTTTATATAGATGAAAATGGGGAAATTCCCTTAGCAGAAATAGAAAATAAAATCACTGAAAAAACAAAAATTATTTCCATAGCCCATGTTTCAAACGTACTGGGAGTCATAAACCCTATAGAAAAAATAGTGGAGAAAGCCCATTCTAAAGGTGCCATAGTAATCCTTGACATGGCCCAGAGCATTCCCCATATGAAAATCGACGTTCAAAAGATGGATATTGATTTTGCTGTTTTTTCAGGCCACAAAATGTATGCTCCTATGGGTATCGGGGTTCTTTACGGAAAGGAAAGCCTTCTTGAAAAAACACCTCCCTTCCTTTTCGGCGGGGATATGATAGAGTATGTTTTTGAACAGAGCACAACATTTGCCCCTGTACCCCAAAAATTTGAAGGGGGTACGCAAAATGTGGAAGGAGCTGTAGGCCTTTCCGCTGCCATAGATTATATGAATTCTATAGGCTTTGAAAACATAAGCTCTATAGAAAGCAAACTTACGGCATATGCCCTGGAAAAACTTCTGGAAAACCCCCATATAGAAATATTAGGCTCAAAGTCTTCCGAAAACCGTTCAGGCGTCATTGCATTTAACGTAAAAGACGTTCACCCTCACGATGTTTCATCGATACTTGACGCCGATGGCATAGCCATACGTTCAGGCCATCACTGCGCCCACCCTTTAATGAAATATCTGGGTATCAATGCTTCCTGCCGTTTAAGTTTAAGCTTTTATAATACAGAAGAGGACATCGATATTCTTTCGGAAAGCCTTAAAAATGTAAGGAGGTGGCTTAGAATTGAATCTTGA